The following DNA comes from Flavisolibacter ginsenosidimutans.
TTTTCTTGAATGACTTTCACATCGCCAAGCCAGGAGTGATGAAAACCTGCAAACTCATTCGCACAATAAACGGTCTTTGCCAGTTGGTTGCGTTCCCCCTGTTTGCGCAGGGTATCGCTATCCGCCTTCCAGCGCTCACGAAATGTTTTCCCCCTGATTAAAAACGTCCGGTAACTGTAGTCGGGCGGACCACCCCAATTGAGGCTAAACAAATTCAAATAAAAAAGGCTGAAACGGAGCTTTGCCGTAACAACGCCGTGTTTTTTTACATCTTCAATCAGGCGGTCGGCCTTGTTGGCATCAATGATTTCGTCAATATCGGAAAGAATCAGTATGTCGTTGTCGTCAAATTCAGGCACGCTCAGGTTGCGTTGCATTCCTTCGTTAAACCAAGTGGTTTGGCGAAAAAGACGCGGATGCCATTGCGGTTTGCGGCCTAACCGAATGTGCGGTAAAAGATTTCCTGCTTTTAAAAATAAGGACTCTGCTTCCAACTTATGGTAAAATACCTTTGGCAAATTTGCGTGAGCAAAACAAAACGGTTTCGATTTGTATTGAAACGTGCGGTCACATTCTGTAACGTGTATTTCGTCTACCCATTTTCCGGCCTCGGCAATTTGAATCTGCGCTACCAAATTCTCTTTAAAAAAAGGGCAACACAACCTGATTTTCATAAAGAAGGATTTACAGAGTTGACTTGTGCCTTGCGAATCTGGTAAAGACTGTGATAGTACGCAACGCAGGTTAAAAGAAAAAAGGTAAAGGCCGACCACAAGGCAATGCCAGCTACACCCATTTTGGCACACAAAAAAATAGAAGCGTTTGTAAACACAACGGCCATAAGCGCTGTGATAACGGTTATTAAACCGATTTTGGCGGTTGCGCTAAGAAAGGCCACCGTTACCGAATACAAGCAGTAAAACAGTGCCCAGCAGCCCATTACGAAAAAAATAATGGGGTGGCCGGTATAGCGGCTGCCGCCCAAAATTGCCATGAAGACGTCGCCGAAAAAGGTAAACACAAGCAGGGCTGCGCCAAAAAGAACGGTTGTAATTAAGATGGTCTTCGACAGTGTTTTTTTTGCCCATGCCCAATCATTTTTGTGCACGGCTTCGGCAAAACCTGCCCACAGCGGATTGTAAAGACTTAAATAAACTGCAATAAGAAAAGTATAAAGTTTTTGAACAAGGTTAAAGTCGGCAGATTCTGTAAGGCCAACTTTAGCGGTTACCACGATTGTGGTGGCGTTGTACACAAATACGCCGGCAAATTGAAGAACAGCAAACGTGAGGCTCAGGGACAACAGGCTTAAAACACGTCGAAAACCTCTTTTTAAATTCACCCGGAGCGGATGCCAGTTACGCCGGTGCATAAAAACAAGGGTGCCCGCAAGTGAAATAAAAAACTGCAGCAGAAAAAAAGTGATGGCCGTTACTACCACACTGTTTCCCGCCCAAGCCAATACAGAGATGATGACAAGTGCGAGAACTCCGTTTATAATTGAAAAACCGGCCACCCATGCCGACTCGGCGTAAGCAAAAAACATGGTGGAACCAATGCCAAGCGGAATGCTCAGCAAAAAAATAGACTGTACGGCCAACAGGACGAGAGTTCCTTGTTCTTGCAAAGACTTATCATCGGTTTTAAAAATTTGCTGGTACGGAATGGCATTGTGCAACAGCAGAAGGACAGCCGCAATCACCACAGCAATAAGCAAAAAGAAATACAAAACCGAAAGAAAGTATTCACGGGCTTCATCGTCGGTACCCGCTTGGTTTTGCAGGCGCAAGGCCGCCAATTTATTGCGCAGTGCATTTCCTATTCCAAGATCGGTTGTTGCCATGATGGCCGTAGCGGAAGTAATGGTGGCCCACAAGCCGAACTGTTCTTTTGTATAAAGCCGCGTCAACACAGAAATCAGCCCAACCCGCGTAAGGTTTGATATCACGTTGCTTGCAATCATCAGGAACGAACCCGAAACCATTGCTTTTGACCGGTCGCTGCCTTTGTTGATGCGTTTTAATATGGAAATATTTGTCAACATGTCAAGATTGAACGGTATTTTTTAAAACGCCTGTTTCTGCACAGGCAAGACGATAAATAGTTTGCGCAAAATTTTTATCGGCATATTCATCAAAAACCGCCGATTGCAGATACGCATCAATCCGGCTGGTGTAAGCAAGTCTTTCTTCTTCCGGCATGTTTTCCAGAAAGGCTGCCAAGGCAGAAAAGTCGGCAAACCGTCTTGCGTCAATAAACAGATTGCCCGGAACATAATCCGTTATATCCGGAGCGCCTAAGTACACCGGAATTGTTCTGCATAGAAAGCAGTCAAATATTTTTTCCGTGATATAGCCTGGGTATGTACAGTTTTCAAAACAAAGCGCAAACCGGTATTGCCGAAGTACGCTGTATTTGTCTTTTACCTCTGCGGGTTTCAATCTGTTTACAGCCTTTCGCTCCGCCGCAGTTAAGCCAACCTGATTGTTCCAGTTTCTGCCGTACAAATCAAAATAAGGCGTACCGGCAAAGTACTGTAGGGCTTTCATGCGGTAAGAATAGAGGTCGGTAAGCTTTACAGAAGGCACCGTTTTGGTAACCGTTGCCATTAAAATTTTTTTTGCTATACAGGCCAGTTTTTTACTGCCAGGCTGCCTGTGTTGTTTTTTGTTGCTGGTTATCATCACAAGCATGCCCTTTCGCTCGTCATGTGCCTTCGCATACTGAACGCAGCTACTGTCAATTGGCCAGCGATAGGGGATAAAGTGTGTTTTGGGAGAAACAAAACGTTGGCAACCGGCAAACAACAGGGTGTGCCGGAAGGATTGCGAAAGGCGACGAACAAAAGTGTAAAGACGCCAATCTACATTTGGCGACTCACCGGAGAACAGCAGCAGGCCTGTTGCGTCACATTGTTTTAACTGAGAATAATAGGGCGAAATTCCATCACACATATACAAATCGGATTTGGAGAACCTTCCTTCCTGAAGATACTGTTCGGCCAGCATCAGGCGACCGCCGTCCTTTGTTACCAAATCGTACAAATAGGGAATCCAGGTTCCGCCAACAATTTCCCTTGCTCCTGCATGTGAGAAAACCGTTTCGTTGTACTGATAAAAAGGATCGAGTATAAGTTTCATCTAAATCATCGTGTTTTATTGGCGCAAAGCTTTAATGTGTCTGAGCGTTAATCTCTCAGGTTAACAACCGCTTGTAGCGAAAGCGCAGGTATTTTTCACGCAACAGGTATTTCGGAGAAAACGCAACGGCCAAAAAAAGCCAAGGCAAGGCTCTCCACTTGTTGTAATTCTTTAAAAGAATGAACCGTTGGTTAAAACGGGTTGCTAGTGAAAAACACGCTCTCTCCAAATAACCTGACCGAAGGTGCTTTTCGAGATCCCGATCAGAGTAAGCGTCGGTACCGTCATTGCACAAATTTCTCTGCCGCCACAGTTTTTGCACGTACCGAAACGACTTTTTTTGTATCAGGCCGGCGGAAGTCTGTGTGTTTCCGTTGCGAATCCGGGTAAAGTAGAGCAAGTCAGGCAGGTTTGTTGCCTGGAACCCTTTGTCAAGTGCCCGCAAAATAAAATCGTAATCTTCTGCGGTCGGTATGCGGTAAGAACCTACGGCATCGTAAACCTTTCTTTTGGCCAGCCAGATGTGCGGAATCGGTGAAACAAATTTCGTGGCCTGTTTTACCTTTTGTGCATTGGTAAGACAATGTTCTTCCTGAAGGGCTTTGCCTTCTTCGTCAATAAGCACATACGAAACACCCACCAGATCCACTTCGGGGTGCGCTGCTAAAAACGCGTACTGTTTTTCCAAGCGGTCGGGGGCACTGACATCGTCTCCGTCCATGCGGGCAATGAACTCGCCGGTTGCATGCGTTAGCGCACGGTTTAGGCTTGCAACTATTTTTGCGTTTTTATCGTTTCGAAAAAGCTTTATCCGGTTATCCTGCGCAGCAAGTTTCTCCAACAGTTCATAGGTGCGGTCGGTTGAGCAGTCATCTACTACTACAATCTCAAGATTCTGATAGGTTTGCTGCAATACGCTACAGATAGCCTCCTTCACAAACTTTTCGACGTTATAGGTCGGTATCAATACTGAAATCAGTGGTTTTTTCATAGTTCAATCGGCCGTCCTTTTGTGGGTTTCTGTGGTTTCTTTAACGGATTTTTTTACCAAGGCATTAAATGTTTGCCAGCACAAAACGGGCTGCCTCTGTGAAAATGAACAAAAAACCCGCGAGTGCGCCGCCAACGAACAATAAATAAAGCAGTCCCTTTTTCTGATCTTTCAACGTTTGTCCGGGCTTGTCGAGTAATTGAATTACCGGTGTTTGCTGGGCGAGCATTAGTTTACTGGCTTCCAGGTTCTTGGTTACCTCTGTATAGATTGTTGCAATAACGGCTTTGTCGCGTGTTGCAATCTCAACGGGTACAGCGGCGGTTTTTAAACCAGGGTTGGCATCAAGCGATTGGCTAAAAGCTGCGGTGTATGCTTTGCGGTTGAGCAGTGACAACAAGGAATCAGAGCGCCGTTGCAACTGATTGATGTTAGCGATAGCGCTTCCTGTTTTGATTGTTAGATAAAGGCTGCTGGCTTCTGAAACCAGTCGCTCTGCTAACAATTTCGCAAAAAGACTGTTTTCGGCCGTTACACCGATACGCACAATACTGCCTTTTTTGTTGGTGCGGTCAACCGAAAGGTTTTTTTCTATAATGGATTCATAAATCAATCCCAATACGCTGTCTTGTACAGGCGACAGGGTTTCCTCTTTGCCTGAAAAATGCATGTTTAGCAGCGCAGGGTTTTTACGAAATCGGTTTCTGAAACCCGTAAAATCCATGTATGCGTCGGCCAACGTGGGGCTTTCCGCAGCGTTGCCCAAAGGCATGAGCAATACTTTTTGCAAGACTTTTTTGGAGCGAATGACATCAAATATGTTGTCGCCGGCAAACAGGCTCCCGCCTCCCGTGCCTCCTAAATCAAAACCAAACTGCGAGGCCAAGCTGCTCAGGCCACCCATGCTGGTTTGCTTTTCTTCAAGAATGAACGTGCAAACCGCTTCGTATTTCGACTTTTGAATAGACTGATAATAAAAAGCACCCAACCCAGCGCCTGCTATCACAACTAACACGAGCAGCCACCATCTGCGAACAAGCTTTTTTAAAAAGGCTCCTGCGAGTCTTTTTACGTCACCAAGAGAATAGTATTTCTCTGTGCTTCCTTCCATTCTTTTGTTTTTTAGCTGGTTATGGCTATCGTTTTATCACCGAAATCGCCGTTATTAGCGCTGTTAGCACCGATACCAAAATTCCCGCCTTGGCAACATCCAACCCTTCTTTCTTTGGTTTTTGCGGCACAAAAATTTGTGCACCCGGTTCAATCTTTGGATAACTTCTGAAAAGACCTAGCGGATGCGAAATTTTTGCCGAACGGCCATTGGAATAAATCACAAAAGCTTTTCCTTTTGCACCCGTTTGCGTCACGCCGCCCGCATCCGAAATGTAATCGTTCATCGTTCGTCCATTCTCGTACATCACGTCCACCGGGCGAAACACTTCGCCGTTTACACTCACCGTATTGTTGATGCGCGGAATCATTAATTCATCGCCTTCTTCCAGCGTAATGTCGTCGGCGCTGCCGGGATGTTTCAAAATATAGTTCAGGTCAATGGCGACGTCGGTTGTATTCTTTCCGGAAACAGCCACCCGGGTTTTTGTCGTGTCTTTCACCACCGATTGAAACAGGCGTTTGATTTCCGATGAATCAATCACTTCTTTTTTCTTGCGAATGAGTTTGGCGCCGCTTATGTTGGCCGTGTACAACAAACCGCCGGCGCGGTTAATCAAAGAACTCAAACGCTCTTCGCGACTTTGCAACGTATAAACGGCCGGCAGCAAAACTTCGCCGCTGATTTTTACGCTGATTTGTTTTTTATAAAACGGATCTTCTTTTACCGTAACAATGTCATAAGGCTTGAGCACAATGTCGGTGGCCGTGCCCGAAAGCTCTTTGTCGCCGTCAATGCGAATGAGCTCCACGATGTCGCTGCCGGCTTTGTTCACCTGCACGTCGCGTTTGCGCCGCGAAATTTCAATACCCATGCCCGTGGCATTGTCGGCATAACCTTCGGCTTTTAAGATGAGGGATTTTAAAGAGAGACCCTCTTCGTAACGGAAACTGCCCGGCTTGCGCACCGCGCCGTTGATGGTAACGGTTGCCGTGTCTTTCAAATCAAAAATTGAGGCTACTTGCAGGCTGTCTTCTTTTTGCAAAACCAGTCCGCTTTCTGTGCCCGACATCAGGGGCTTGAGGTCAATGGCAATGTATTCTTTTGATAAATCCGGGCGGGTACGAACCAACAAGGCGCGGCTTGCAAACACGTCTTCCTTCAAACCTTGCGCTTTGTTTATAAGCGTCTTTAACGTCATGCCGGCCTCCAATGCGTAAGCGCCGGGCTTAAACACCGCGCCGCTGATGACCACGCGGTTTTGATAACGGTTCACTACGGAATCAATAAAAAACTCGTCGCCGTTTTGCGGCTTAAAGTTTTGCAGTGCTGCGCCGGAAACATCCAACACCTGCTTTTCGAAATCGGTAAAGCGGCTGCCGGTAATGCGGCCGCGAAAGGCTTTGCTTTTAAAGCCGCCGGCAAAACCAATGGCATCTTTGAGATTCTCGTTCTCGTGTAATTCAAAAATCCCGGGGCGATTCAATTCGCCGTTTAACGTGATCAATAAATTGGCGAAGGGCACACGAATCACGTCACCTTCTTCAAGGCGAAGATTGGCGCTCAGATCGCCTTTTACGAGAAAGTCGTACAAGTCGGCGCGTTGAATGATTTTGTTGGCGCGAATGAGCTCAATGTTGCGGAATGAACCGTTTTCGGCCGGGCCGCCGCTCATGTACAGCGCATTAAACAAACTGGCCAGCGAAGGCAACGTATAAGTGCCCGGACGATTGATGGCGCCAATAAG
Coding sequences within:
- a CDS encoding lipopolysaccharide biosynthesis protein, with amino-acid sequence MLTNISILKRINKGSDRSKAMVSGSFLMIASNVISNLTRVGLISVLTRLYTKEQFGLWATITSATAIMATTDLGIGNALRNKLAALRLQNQAGTDDEAREYFLSVLYFFLLIAVVIAAVLLLLHNAIPYQQIFKTDDKSLQEQGTLVLLAVQSIFLLSIPLGIGSTMFFAYAESAWVAGFSIINGVLALVIISVLAWAGNSVVVTAITFFLLQFFISLAGTLVFMHRRNWHPLRVNLKRGFRRVLSLLSLSLTFAVLQFAGVFVYNATTIVVTAKVGLTESADFNLVQKLYTFLIAVYLSLYNPLWAGFAEAVHKNDWAWAKKTLSKTILITTVLFGAALLVFTFFGDVFMAILGGSRYTGHPIIFFVMGCWALFYCLYSVTVAFLSATAKIGLITVITALMAVVFTNASIFLCAKMGVAGIALWSAFTFFLLTCVAYYHSLYQIRKAQVNSVNPSL
- a CDS encoding glycosyltransferase family 10 domain-containing protein, which gives rise to MKLILDPFYQYNETVFSHAGAREIVGGTWIPYLYDLVTKDGGRLMLAEQYLQEGRFSKSDLYMCDGISPYYSQLKQCDATGLLLFSGESPNVDWRLYTFVRRLSQSFRHTLLFAGCQRFVSPKTHFIPYRWPIDSSCVQYAKAHDERKGMLVMITSNKKQHRQPGSKKLACIAKKILMATVTKTVPSVKLTDLYSYRMKALQYFAGTPYFDLYGRNWNNQVGLTAAERKAVNRLKPAEVKDKYSVLRQYRFALCFENCTYPGYITEKIFDCFLCRTIPVYLGAPDITDYVPGNLFIDARRFADFSALAAFLENMPEEERLAYTSRIDAYLQSAVFDEYADKNFAQTIYRLACAETGVLKNTVQS
- a CDS encoding glycosyltransferase family 2 protein, producing the protein MKKPLISVLIPTYNVEKFVKEAICSVLQQTYQNLEIVVVDDCSTDRTYELLEKLAAQDNRIKLFRNDKNAKIVASLNRALTHATGEFIARMDGDDVSAPDRLEKQYAFLAAHPEVDLVGVSYVLIDEEGKALQEEHCLTNAQKVKQATKFVSPIPHIWLAKRKVYDAVGSYRIPTAEDYDFILRALDKGFQATNLPDLLYFTRIRNGNTQTSAGLIQKKSFRYVQKLWRQRNLCNDGTDAYSDRDLEKHLRSGYLERACFSLATRFNQRFILLKNYNKWRALPWLFLAVAFSPKYLLREKYLRFRYKRLLT
- a CDS encoding GumC domain-containing protein, with product MEGSTEKYYSLGDVKRLAGAFLKKLVRRWWLLVLVVIAGAGLGAFYYQSIQKSKYEAVCTFILEEKQTSMGGLSSLASQFGFDLGGTGGGSLFAGDNIFDVIRSKKVLQKVLLMPLGNAAESPTLADAYMDFTGFRNRFRKNPALLNMHFSGKEETLSPVQDSVLGLIYESIIEKNLSVDRTNKKGSIVRIGVTAENSLFAKLLAERLVSEASSLYLTIKTGSAIANINQLQRRSDSLLSLLNRKAYTAAFSQSLDANPGLKTAAVPVEIATRDKAVIATIYTEVTKNLEASKLMLAQQTPVIQLLDKPGQTLKDQKKGLLYLLFVGGALAGFLFIFTEAARFVLANI
- a CDS encoding SLBB domain-containing protein; translated protein: MNCFRLFFIAIFCSLSLLATAQVPSDLSSVKASQISDAQLQQYLNQAKASGLSPDQLEAEFLRRGLPAAEMTELKLRIQQLNGNSAESTETPLETPSKNTKRTAPQTKPLELESPESLKKRSRIFGAELFSNTNLSFEPDLRMATPKNYVIGPEDELILNVYGVNLSQQRLNVSPEGTVSVKYAGVINVNGLTIEAATALLRTRLAKYYPGLASGATKLQLTLGNIRSIRVTLIGAINRPGTYTLPSLASLFNALYMSGGPAENGSFRNIELIRANKIIQRADLYDFLVKGDLSANLRLEEGDVIRVPFANLLITLNGELNRPGIFELHENENLKDAIGFAGGFKSKAFRGRITGSRFTDFEKQVLDVSGAALQNFKPQNGDEFFIDSVVNRYQNRVVISGAVFKPGAYALEAGMTLKTLINKAQGLKEDVFASRALLVRTRPDLSKEYIAIDLKPLMSGTESGLVLQKEDSLQVASIFDLKDTATVTINGAVRKPGSFRYEEGLSLKSLILKAEGYADNATGMGIEISRRKRDVQVNKAGSDIVELIRIDGDKELSGTATDIVLKPYDIVTVKEDPFYKKQISVKISGEVLLPAVYTLQSREERLSSLINRAGGLLYTANISGAKLIRKKKEVIDSSEIKRLFQSVVKDTTKTRVAVSGKNTTDVAIDLNYILKHPGSADDITLEEGDELMIPRINNTVSVNGEVFRPVDVMYENGRTMNDYISDAGGVTQTGAKGKAFVIYSNGRSAKISHPLGLFRSYPKIEPGAQIFVPQKPKKEGLDVAKAGILVSVLTALITAISVIKR